The genomic interval GATCGACGCCGTCGGCCACCGCGTCGTCCACGGCGGCGAGAAGTTCGCCTGCTCCGTCAAGATCGACGACGCCGTCATGGCTGCCCTCGAGGAGTGCACGCCGTTCGCCCCGCTGCACAACCCCGCCAACATCACCGGCATCAACGCCTGCCGCGCCGTCATGGGCGACGACGTGCCGATGGTCGCCGTGTTTGACACCGCGTTCCACCAGACCATGCCCGGCAAGGCCTATATGTACGCCATTCCTTATGAATACTACCAGAACGACGGCATCCGCCGCTACGGCTTCCACGGCACGAGCCACCGCTACGTGTCCGCCCGCTGCGCCGAGCTCATGGGCAAGCCCATCGAAGAGCTCAAGCTCATCTCCTGCCACATGGGCAACGGCAGCTCCATCTGCGCGATCGACGGCGGCAAGTGCGTTGACACGTCCATGGGCTTCACCCCGCTGGTCGGCCTGCCGATGGGCACCCGCTGCGGCGATCTCGACGCCGGCGTCATCCAGTTCATCATGAACAAGTATGGCATCAGCATCGACGAGATGCTCAACATCCTCAACAAGAAGTCCGGCGTGCTCGGCGTCTCCGGCGTCAGCTCCGACTTCCGCGATCTCGATGCCGCCGCTGCCGAGGGCAACGACCGCGCGCAGCTCGCGCTCGACATGTTCCACTACTGGGTCGCCAAGGTCGTCGGCTCCTATGTCGCGGCCATGAACGGCGTCGACGCCATCATCTTCACCGCCGGCGTCGGCGAGAACAGCAAGTCCTCCCGCGCCGCCATCGCCGAGTACTTCGGCTATCTGGGCGTGAAGATCGACCCGGTCGCCAACAGCAAGCGCGGCGAAGACATCATGATCTCCACCCCCGACTCCAAGGTCAAGGTGTTCGTCATCCCGACGAACGAGGAGCTCGTCATCGCCCGCGACACGAAGGCCATCTGCGGCTGAGTTTCCCGGGACGCAAAACCACGGCGCTGATTTCAGCGCCGTGGTTTTTCTATCCATAGCAGGCCGCGCACATCGGGGGCCGGCGTCCAGGCGCGCAGCACCAGCACCAGCTCTTCCAGTGCGGAAAGCCCGGCGGCGGCCGCCGCAAGCCACGCGGCCGTTCCCTGCCCCAGCAGCACCGCAAGCACCGGATAGCCGACCAGCACGACGCCTGCTGCTCTATTTAATGTTGTATACAGGGACACAAACGTGCGGAATTTATAAAACCCGGCGGCATAGGTCACACTACGGATGAGCAGCACTGCGCCCGCCGCGTACAGCAGCCAGCACGCCAACTGCCGCGCGCGCAGCAGCGCCGCCGTGAGTGCGAGCAGGAACGCAATGTCCGCCGCGCTGTCGAGTCTTGCCCCGCCGTCGCTCTGCACCCCAAAGCGCCGCGCGAGCAGACCGTCCAGCACGTCACTGACCGCGCCGAGACCATACGCCGCCCAGAACCACGCCGAACCCGGCGCCGCAAGCACCAGAATGAGCGCAAATACAAAGCGCGTGCAGGTAATGGCATTGACCAGGCGCTTCATCGCACCGCCCTCTCTCGCTGCCACTTTACCATATCCGCCGCAAAATTGCGATCCCCGCGAAAAACTTCGCCATGTCCCGGGAAAAACCGTTGACAAAACCTGTCCGGAATGATAAACTGTCAAGGCCGCATTGAGTGGGTACCAAGCGGAGGTGCGCCTCCCGCCCACAAGAGCGAGACTCTACAGAGAGGCAGGTGCAACGAGTTTGAAGCACGCTATCATCGTTACCGGCGGTAAGCAGTACCGCGTGGCTGAGGGCGACGTCATCTTCGTCGAGAAGCTGGATGTCGAGGCCGGCGAGACTGTGAAGTTTGACCGCGTTCTGGCTGTCATCGACGAGGACAAGGCTGTTTTCGGCACCCCCGTGGTGGAAAACGCCGTCGTTTCCGGCAATGTCGTCAAAAACGGCAAGAGCAAGAAGATCCGCGTCTACAAGATGAAGCCGAAAAAAGGCTATCGCAGAACACAGGGCCACAGACAGCCCTACACCAAGGTCGAGATCACGAAGATCGAGGCCTGATTTCCGCAACTGATTTTGACACATGGAGGTGTAATTCGAAATGGCACATAAAAAAGGCATGGGTTCCACCAAGAACGGCCGCGACAGTGAGTCGAAGCGCCTTGGCCCCAAGAGAGCCGACGGTCAGTTTGTTCTGGCCGGCAACATCCTCGTCAGACAGCGCGGAACGAAGATCCACCCCGGCATCAACGTCGGCAAGGGTAAGGACGACACGCTCTTCGCCCTCGTGGACGGCGTCGTGAAGTTCGAGCGCAAGGACAAGGATCGCAAGCAGGTCTCTGTTTACGAGGAGATCGCACAGTAATCGCAAACGGGGTGGGCATCGCGCCCGCCCCGTTTTTCTATCCCCCGCCGGGCTGCCCGGCAACGAAAGTGAGGAATGACCATGGCTTCGCCATTTGTTGATAAAGTGACCATCACCGTGCGCGCGGGCGACGGCGGCAACGGCGCAGTGACCTTCCACCGCGAGAAATATGTGGCCGCCGGCGGCCCGGACGGCGGCGACGGCGGGCGCGGCGGCGACATCATCTTTGAAGTGGACGACAACATGTCCACGCTCATGGACTTTCGCTACAAGCGCAAATATGTGGCCGCCAACGGTGCCGACGGTCAGGGCAAGCGCTGCTCCGGCCGCGTGGGCCAGAGTCTGCACATCCGCGTGCCGCGCGGCACCCTGCTGCGCGACGCGGACAGCGGCGCGATCATGCACGACATGTCCTCGGGCGA from Clostridiales bacterium carries:
- a CDS encoding acetate kinase, with protein sequence MKILVINAGSSSLKYQLIDMETEHVLAKGLCERIGLDGHLKHTPLVGGKPVFDEDLPMPTHSEAIAAVIDKLTSAEYGVVASMKEIDAVGHRVVHGGEKFACSVKIDDAVMAALEECTPFAPLHNPANITGINACRAVMGDDVPMVAVFDTAFHQTMPGKAYMYAIPYEYYQNDGIRRYGFHGTSHRYVSARCAELMGKPIEELKLISCHMGNGSSICAIDGGKCVDTSMGFTPLVGLPMGTRCGDLDAGVIQFIMNKYGISIDEMLNILNKKSGVLGVSGVSSDFRDLDAAAAEGNDRAQLALDMFHYWVAKVVGSYVAAMNGVDAIIFTAGVGENSKSSRAAIAEYFGYLGVKIDPVANSKRGEDIMISTPDSKVKVFVIPTNEELVIARDTKAICG
- the rplU gene encoding 50S ribosomal protein L21 translates to MKHAIIVTGGKQYRVAEGDVIFVEKLDVEAGETVKFDRVLAVIDEDKAVFGTPVVENAVVSGNVVKNGKSKKIRVYKMKPKKGYRRTQGHRQPYTKVEITKIEA
- a CDS encoding CDP-alcohol phosphatidyltransferase family protein; translated protein: MKRLVNAITCTRFVFALILVLAAPGSAWFWAAYGLGAVSDVLDGLLARRFGVQSDGGARLDSAADIAFLLALTAALLRARQLACWLLYAAGAVLLIRSVTYAAGFYKFRTFVSLYTTLNRAAGVVLVGYPVLAVLLGQGTAAWLAAAAAGLSALEELVLVLRAWTPAPDVRGLLWIEKPRR
- the rpmA gene encoding 50S ribosomal protein L27, producing MAHKKGMGSTKNGRDSESKRLGPKRADGQFVLAGNILVRQRGTKIHPGINVGKGKDDTLFALVDGVVKFERKDKDRKQVSVYEEIAQ